A section of the Anabaena cylindrica PCC 7122 genome encodes:
- a CDS encoding chemotaxis protein CheB has protein sequence MILRSEFTNNYQIPDLTHAGFDIVALAASAGGLTAITEVLSALPTDFKAAIVIVQHLDPKSRSLMAEILRRHIVLDVKQAEDGDKLNPGMVYIAPPNHHLLVNCDATLSLSQSEKVHFLRPAADVLFKSVAGSYKDRAIAVVLTGNGCDGAIGVKAIHKMGGIIIVEDEKTAEFKGMPLAAIETGNVDFIIPKEGISSALINLVMARG, from the coding sequence ATGATTTTGCGGTCAGAATTTACCAATAATTATCAAATTCCTGACTTGACTCATGCTGGCTTCGATATTGTGGCTCTGGCAGCTTCTGCGGGTGGTTTAACAGCCATAACTGAAGTTTTATCAGCTTTACCGACTGATTTTAAAGCGGCAATTGTGATAGTCCAACATCTTGATCCTAAATCTCGCTCATTAATGGCAGAAATTCTCCGTCGTCATATTGTTCTCGATGTGAAACAGGCAGAGGATGGAGATAAACTGAACCCAGGAATGGTTTATATAGCTCCTCCTAACCATCATTTGTTGGTTAACTGTGATGCTACGCTTTCTTTATCTCAGTCGGAAAAGGTGCATTTTCTGCGTCCTGCTGCTGATGTTTTATTTAAATCGGTAGCAGGTAGTTACAAAGATAGAGCGATCGCTGTTGTATTAACTGGAAACGGCTGTGATGGTGCAATAGGAGTAAAAGCTATTCACAAAATGGGTGGGATCATCATTGTTGAAGATGAAAAAACTGCTGAATTTAAAGGGATGCCTTTAGCTGCTATTGAAACTGGTAATGTGGACTTTATCATCCCTAAGGAAGGTATCTCTTCAGCCTTGATCAATTTGGTTATGGCTCGTGGTTAA
- a CDS encoding CheR family methyltransferase, protein MTSIEKNPDFENLLVYLRQNRGFDFTGYKRSTLMRRVNKRMQSLSIESFVDYIDYLQVYPEEFNHLFNTILINVTDFFRDASAWECLAQQVIPDIIKNKKSSEPIRIWCAGCASGEEAYTLAILMSEALGAEDFRHRVKIYATDIDEEALYQARQAVYSAKNIHAISPELRDKYFELLGNNYLFRQDLRRSVIFGRHDLLQDAPISRLDLLVCRNTLMYFNSETQGRIMARFHFALNDKGYLFLGKAEMLSMYSNLFAPIDLKNRIFKRVSTTNVRDRLLVMANSVEDESSHRLSRYLRLRELAFDTEPNAKVVIDINGLLVMMNEQARILFSLSAKDLDRPFQDLELSYRPIELRSLIERAYNERRLIIITNVERYISNSETQYLDVRIIPLQDSDLSFLGVTIVFHDVTRYIKLQEALQRSRQELETTNEELQSTNEELETTNEELQSTNEELETTNEELQSTNQELETMNEELQSANEELQTINYELSQRTLELNHTNVFLISILRSLQTGIVVINKNFYIVIWNHLVEELWGLRNGEVINKSFFGLDIGLPTEQLRSSICDAISGTKHFQEMILDATNRRGKQIKCYLALTPLIDKEIEGVVLMMADIEKIKSMISAQEIEERRQMGNW, encoded by the coding sequence ATGACTTCCATAGAAAAAAACCCCGACTTTGAAAATCTACTCGTTTATTTAAGACAGAATCGGGGGTTTGATTTCACTGGTTATAAACGCTCAACTTTGATGCGTCGTGTAAACAAGCGAATGCAATCACTGAGCATAGAAAGCTTTGTGGATTACATTGACTATTTACAAGTTTATCCAGAAGAATTCAATCATCTATTCAATACTATTTTGATTAATGTTACCGACTTTTTTCGGGATGCTTCCGCTTGGGAATGCCTGGCACAGCAAGTAATACCGGATATTATTAAAAATAAAAAAAGTAGTGAACCGATTCGCATTTGGTGTGCTGGTTGTGCTTCTGGAGAAGAGGCTTATACTCTAGCAATATTGATGTCTGAAGCATTAGGAGCAGAGGATTTTCGTCACCGGGTAAAAATTTATGCCACGGATATAGATGAAGAAGCTCTATACCAGGCTCGTCAAGCCGTGTATTCAGCTAAAAATATCCATGCTATTTCACCAGAACTGCGGGATAAGTATTTTGAGTTATTAGGAAATAATTATCTATTCCGCCAAGACTTGCGCCGTTCTGTGATTTTTGGTCGTCATGATTTACTTCAGGATGCGCCAATTTCTCGGTTAGACTTGTTGGTGTGTCGTAACACCCTGATGTATTTCAATTCTGAGACTCAGGGACGGATTATGGCTCGGTTTCATTTTGCCCTCAATGACAAGGGCTATCTGTTTTTAGGTAAAGCAGAGATGTTGTCAATGTATTCCAATTTGTTTGCACCTATAGACTTAAAAAATCGTATATTTAAGAGAGTATCAACAACCAATGTGCGCGATCGCCTTTTGGTTATGGCCAATTCAGTCGAGGATGAATCTAGCCACCGATTATCTCGCTATCTTCGACTGCGAGAGTTAGCATTTGATACAGAACCAAATGCCAAAGTAGTCATTGATATCAATGGCTTATTGGTAATGATGAACGAGCAAGCGCGCATCTTGTTTAGTCTGTCAGCTAAGGATTTAGATCGTCCCTTTCAGGATTTGGAACTTTCCTATCGGCCGATAGAATTGCGATCGCTAATTGAAAGAGCATATAACGAACGCCGTCTCATCATCATTACTAATGTAGAACGTTACATATCTAACTCAGAAACCCAATACTTGGATGTGCGGATTATACCTTTACAAGACTCTGATCTCAGTTTCCTCGGTGTCACTATCGTCTTTCATGATGTCACCCGTTATATTAAACTCCAAGAAGCTCTGCAACGTTCTCGGCAAGAATTAGAAACCACTAACGAAGAACTCCAGTCTACTAATGAAGAATTAGAAACCACCAACGAAGAACTCCAGTCTACTAATGAAGAGTTAGAAACTACCAATGAAGAACTTCAGTCTACTAATCAAGAACTGGAGACGATGAACGAAGAACTCCAATCTGCAAATGAAGAATTACAGACAATTAATTACGAGTTAAGTCAGCGTACCTTAGAACTCAACCATACAAACGTTTTTCTAATTTCCATCCTCAGAAGTCTACAAACAGGAATTGTAGTAATTAACAAAAATTTTTACATCGTAATTTGGAATCATTTAGTAGAAGAACTGTGGGGTTTACGTAATGGTGAAGTAATAAATAAATCTTTTTTTGGTTTGGATATTGGTTTACCTACCGAGCAATTGCGATCGTCTATCTGTGATGCCATATCTGGTACAAAACACTTCCAAGAAATGATTTTAGATGCTACCAATCGCCGAGGCAAACAAATCAAATGTTATCTTGCTCTCACCCCCCTCATAGATAAGGAAATAGAAGGTGTAGTTTTGATGATGGCAGATATCGAAAAAATCAAAAGCATGATTTCAGCCCAAGAAATTGAAGAAAGACGACAGATGGGTAATTGGTGA
- a CDS encoding DUF4327 family protein — protein sequence MDTAIRYDIEVIKEEALQLAKRGLISRQQPIYTLGKYIPDREWAYFEQELEKNEYLLRDRIIDLLDHETWEED from the coding sequence ATGGATACCGCTATTAGATATGACATTGAAGTGATCAAGGAAGAAGCACTTCAATTGGCCAAAAGGGGACTTATTAGCCGCCAACAGCCAATTTATACCCTTGGTAAATATATTCCTGATCGTGAATGGGCTTATTTTGAGCAGGAACTAGAAAAAAATGAATATTTGCTCAGGGATAGGATTATTGACCTACTTGATCATGAGACATGGGAAGAAGATTGA